A stretch of the Vulcanisaeta souniana JCM 11219 genome encodes the following:
- a CDS encoding iron-sulfur cluster loop, with amino-acid sequence MARIPATLSLDRVIEVANTLSSLDLHSSDVFDPRFYPPKNVDVETTYNYFLAMVAIDHRTNIDDKQFTRRIDGEEFTGSDLLWRLGMEMFNRDSAFFSPTNLRRLDPAVVRDWLVSDYGPVWDYGVRAYLLRDVGSYVVGNYGTTIRLFNASGVEDLIDRLSLMAAYEDPVRKKAYLLIKFLALRGLLKVRPQEMKLPIDNHLTRIAYRLGIVRLEDWVLELMRRSMHFSRELDTELRLAVRDAWDAVIRIGKLDPIAIDDFLWRLGRTICIRDKPQCDKCPLRNACNAYARGLFINEHNHYLTYYY; translated from the coding sequence ATGGCTAGGATACCGGCAACGTTGAGTTTGGACAGGGTTATTGAGGTAGCCAATACCTTATCGTCCCTGGACTTACATAGTTCCGACGTCTTTGATCCAAGGTTTTACCCGCCGAAGAATGTGGATGTTGAGACTACGTATAATTACTTCCTAGCTATGGTAGCGATAGATCATAGAACCAACATTGACGATAAGCAATTCACTAGGCGCATTGATGGTGAGGAATTCACGGGTTCAGACTTGCTCTGGAGACTGGGAATGGAAATGTTCAATAGGGACAGTGCCTTCTTTAGTCCTACCAATTTGAGGAGGCTTGATCCAGCCGTGGTTAGGGATTGGTTAGTCAGTGATTACGGACCTGTGTGGGATTATGGAGTTAGGGCTTATCTGCTTAGGGATGTTGGATCGTATGTGGTCGGGAACTACGGCACAACCATTAGGTTATTTAATGCCTCTGGTGTTGAGGATTTGATTGACAGACTGTCGCTAATGGCTGCGTATGAAGACCCAGTCAGAAAGAAGGCTTACTTGTTGATAAAGTTCCTGGCATTACGTGGGCTACTCAAGGTTAGGCCACAGGAAATGAAGTTGCCAATTGATAATCACCTAACGAGAATCGCCTATAGGCTAGGTATTGTTAGGCTTGAGGATTGGGTACTCGAGTTGATGAGACGCAGCATGCACTTCAGTAGGGAGCTTGACACTGAGCTTAGGCTGGCTGTTCGTGATGCCTGGGATGCCGTGATTAGGATTGGTAAGTTGGACCCAATAGCGATTGATGATTTCCTGTGGAGGCTTGGGAGGACCATATGCATTAGGGATAAGCCGCAATGCGATAAGTGCCCATTGAGGAATGCGTGCAATGCCTATGCCAGGGGCTTATTCATTAACGAGCACAACCACTACTTAACGTATTATTACTGA
- a CDS encoding 30S ribosomal protein S14 yields the protein MGKIRPPKERKYGRAVIKCQRCGTHEAVIRKYGLYLCRRCFREVAPQLGFKKYY from the coding sequence ATGGGAAAGATAAGGCCACCAAAGGAGCGTAAGTATGGGAGGGCAGTAATTAAGTGCCAAAGATGTGGTACCCATGAGGCAGTCATTAGGAAGTACGGACTTTACCTATGCAGAAGGTGCTTCAGGGAGGTAGCACCGCAATTAGGGTTCAAGAAGTACTACTGA
- a CDS encoding 2-hydroxyacid dehydrogenase: MPTVIVSTIELPEKAKELLRDYDVVLYELPRLGKEELASALSRAEVLMCWCGREFDLTRSINSMPRLRVIQTFSAGVDHLPFPVIPSNIEVYSNAGAYSVPVAEHAWAMILTLAKGLHRPVLNAREYLGNEITSPRRIIESTLLVLGTGGIGLEIARIGKEGFRTHNIGINRSGRPTEYFDEVYPTNQLLDALPRADIVAIALPLNKYTKALVSEKELKALKHGAIVVNVGRGDVVKEEDLYKVLKERQDIRFGTDVWWMHDGHEEIPPMTPLTTLPNFLGTPHIAGGAQREIAEYAMIRAVENVIRYLRGETPMNKVSISDYV; encoded by the coding sequence ATGCCCACTGTAATAGTAAGCACAATCGAACTACCCGAGAAGGCCAAGGAATTACTTCGTGATTACGACGTGGTTCTCTACGAATTACCAAGACTGGGTAAGGAAGAACTGGCTAGCGCGCTGTCCAGGGCTGAAGTATTAATGTGTTGGTGCGGTAGGGAGTTCGATTTAACCAGAAGCATTAATTCCATGCCTAGGTTAAGGGTGATACAGACGTTCTCAGCAGGCGTTGATCACCTACCATTCCCAGTAATACCAAGTAATATTGAGGTCTACAGTAATGCAGGGGCCTACTCAGTGCCCGTGGCCGAACATGCGTGGGCAATGATACTGACACTGGCGAAGGGATTGCACAGGCCAGTACTTAATGCCAGGGAGTACCTAGGCAATGAAATAACTAGTCCGCGTAGGATCATTGAGTCAACATTGCTAGTGTTGGGAACCGGTGGTATTGGTCTAGAAATCGCCAGGATTGGTAAGGAGGGGTTCAGGACGCACAACATTGGTATTAACAGGAGCGGTAGACCAACCGAGTACTTTGATGAGGTTTATCCAACGAATCAATTACTCGACGCACTGCCAAGGGCTGACATAGTGGCGATAGCACTACCACTAAATAAGTACACCAAGGCCCTGGTCAGTGAGAAGGAACTTAAGGCGTTGAAGCACGGCGCGATAGTGGTGAACGTTGGTCGTGGCGATGTGGTTAAAGAGGAAGATCTATACAAGGTTCTTAAGGAGAGACAAGACATTAGGTTTGGCACGGATGTGTGGTGGATGCATGATGGACATGAGGAGATACCACCAATGACACCATTAACAACACTACCTAACTTCCTGGGCACACCACACATAGCCGGCGGAGCTCAAAGGGAGATAGCCGAGTATGCGATGATTAGGGCTGTGGAAAATGTCATTAGGTACCTCAGGGGAGAAACACCTATGAATAAAGTCAGTATAAGTGACTATGTTTAG
- a CDS encoding DUF4346 domain-containing protein, which yields MKFNYEVINEDSNIALVTLWSSINQIKGMLGSSARLVGIIGNLYTSVGINYMISTLGKMNWIDTLVVYGIDYNGVGDILIQFFKNERLNIILIDRDIVDKIKSTVRIIDLREAFKSRDINALVRAIHENYRPGRRPVRPLINVEFNEHEYGGGWVIPLVGGFIYEKDTYRSWVKLVDLVLNYGFDKGDYREFITPLVVIDSTGKPHPFRRLSETGLKGFEPLAEAINAIINELRVNPHSTSAVYYGGDYLIQGIISGDYYNQLVYLRSIDVLNDWCRQLYRWWSLAKRVVETLNREFNAWYSVGSMAVMPLSARIYTKDLGRAEEFVRRNANVLSEFVEDPRGNFLVMREGDSVIVEHRLPITNELHRRFSFHSLEEAYNTFKNSNHFTIYSHAMYLGKELARVFLLRDYEQDKL from the coding sequence GTGAAATTCAATTATGAGGTGATTAATGAGGACTCCAACATAGCTCTTGTGACTCTATGGAGTAGTATTAACCAGATTAAGGGGATGCTGGGAAGCTCAGCAAGGCTAGTGGGTATAATCGGTAACCTATATACATCAGTAGGCATTAACTATATGATTAGTACACTGGGTAAGATGAACTGGATCGACACACTGGTGGTGTATGGCATTGATTATAATGGTGTTGGTGATATACTTATTCAATTCTTTAAAAATGAAAGACTCAACATAATACTCATAGATAGGGATATAGTTGACAAAATTAAGTCTACGGTGAGGATAATAGACCTAAGGGAGGCGTTTAAATCACGTGATATCAATGCCTTGGTAAGGGCTATCCATGAAAATTACAGGCCTGGACGTAGGCCTGTCAGGCCATTAATTAACGTCGAGTTTAACGAGCACGAGTATGGTGGCGGCTGGGTTATACCATTAGTCGGTGGGTTCATATATGAGAAGGACACCTACAGGTCCTGGGTTAAGCTTGTTGATTTGGTTTTGAATTACGGCTTTGATAAGGGTGATTACAGGGAGTTTATAACGCCGTTGGTGGTTATAGACTCCACAGGTAAACCGCATCCATTCAGGAGACTCAGTGAGACTGGGCTTAAGGGCTTTGAACCACTTGCCGAGGCTATTAATGCAATAATCAATGAGTTGAGGGTTAACCCTCACTCAACGAGCGCTGTTTATTACGGTGGTGATTACTTGATTCAGGGGATCATAAGCGGTGATTATTACAATCAACTGGTTTATTTAAGGAGTATTGACGTGCTCAATGACTGGTGCAGGCAGTTGTATAGGTGGTGGTCACTTGCGAAGAGGGTGGTCGAGACCCTGAATAGGGAATTCAATGCTTGGTACAGTGTGGGTTCCATGGCGGTGATGCCATTATCGGCCAGGATATACACCAAAGACCTGGGTAGGGCTGAGGAGTTCGTGAGGAGGAATGCCAATGTGCTTAGTGAGTTCGTTGAGGACCCAAGGGGCAACTTCTTGGTAATGAGGGAGGGTGACTCAGTAATTGTTGAACATAGGTTACCCATTACTAATGAGTTGCATAGGAGGTTCTCATTCCACTCCCTTGAGGAGGCGTATAATACGTTTAAGAACAGTAATCACTTCACTATTTACTCACATGCCATGTACCTCGGCAAGGAGTTGGCGAGGGTATTCCTTCTCAGGGATTATGAGCAGGATAAACTATAA
- a CDS encoding site-2 protease family protein: MSHNYWGSGYGVPFKYRHEIRDIVIALIAMTIAFALLFGTLTSLGGLIATFIAVLTGFLAHELMHREAARRLGYIAYFKAWWVGLLLALATSFFHFIIALPGATVIGPKVWGYPSQRDELKIALAGPATNMVFAVVFLALWLVLPSSLFSYAYLVYATNAWLGFFNLIPLALPGMMLDGFRVFRRDTRVWALAFAISIALVIPYILSII, translated from the coding sequence ATGAGCCACAATTATTGGGGTAGTGGTTACGGAGTACCGTTTAAGTATAGGCATGAGATTAGGGATATTGTTATAGCTCTCATTGCCATGACCATAGCGTTCGCCTTACTTTTTGGTACATTAACGAGCCTGGGCGGGTTGATAGCCACATTTATAGCAGTACTAACTGGCTTCCTTGCGCATGAACTAATGCATAGGGAGGCAGCCCGGAGATTGGGTTACATAGCCTATTTCAAGGCTTGGTGGGTTGGGCTCCTGCTTGCTCTGGCAACATCTTTCTTCCACTTCATTATAGCGCTACCCGGCGCCACTGTAATTGGACCCAAGGTGTGGGGCTATCCATCGCAAAGAGATGAGTTAAAGATAGCCCTAGCTGGTCCTGCAACCAATATGGTATTTGCGGTTGTATTCCTAGCGCTTTGGTTGGTGTTACCGAGCTCATTATTCTCCTATGCTTACCTAGTTTACGCCACAAATGCGTGGCTTGGCTTCTTCAACTTAATACCACTTGCCCTACCTGGCATGATGCTTGATGGCTTTAGGGTATTCAGGAGAGACACTAGAGTATGGGCCCTCGCGTTCGCCATATCGATTGCGTTGGTAATACCATACATACTAAGCATCATTTAA
- a CDS encoding dihydroorotate dehydrogenase, protein MVQRVLKLLNYLPPEFTYETSHILIKSGVINYRNYGIDMPIEINGRLIKNPIGLGAGIDKDGFLTPRIVRTGIGFITIGSVTLKPRTGNPKPRIIKYPGLKAMVNAMGLPSRGFLDFLVRLPGLVKEARKLGVYVIVSLAGFSIGEFLYMLDRIRVYDIDAVELNISSPTYHGSWLTDRKYLGDLLRLIEYFPKALFVKLPLGADMDFYRWIVDIANKRGYGLTIANTLPIRESRISVGYGGLSGYPIYPLVKALISKARKWGFGDLIIGLGGVMYGWQILDLMRNGANLVGVVTAFGFEGPFAFGRLFRELSMEVGERH, encoded by the coding sequence GTGGTACAACGAGTACTTAAACTACTTAATTACCTACCTCCCGAGTTTACCTATGAAACGTCCCACATACTTATTAAGAGTGGTGTTATTAATTATCGTAATTACGGGATTGATATGCCCATTGAAATAAATGGCAGATTAATCAAGAATCCAATAGGGCTTGGTGCAGGTATTGATAAGGATGGCTTCCTAACACCGCGAATAGTGAGGACCGGGATTGGCTTCATAACAATTGGTTCAGTAACGCTCAAACCACGTACTGGTAATCCAAAGCCGCGCATTATTAAGTATCCTGGTTTAAAGGCGATGGTTAACGCCATGGGATTACCGTCCAGGGGATTCCTTGACTTCTTGGTCAGATTACCAGGATTGGTTAAGGAGGCGCGAAAGCTCGGTGTATACGTCATAGTGAGCCTCGCTGGTTTCTCAATAGGTGAGTTCCTATACATGCTTGATAGAATTAGGGTTTATGACATTGATGCAGTAGAGCTTAACATAAGTAGCCCAACATACCATGGATCATGGTTAACCGATAGGAAATACCTAGGTGATTTGCTTCGGCTTATTGAGTACTTTCCAAAGGCACTATTTGTTAAACTACCCCTGGGTGCCGACATGGATTTCTATAGGTGGATTGTGGACATTGCTAATAAACGTGGTTATGGATTAACAATAGCCAATACACTGCCTATTAGGGAGTCCAGGATATCCGTGGGCTACGGCGGATTAAGCGGTTATCCAATATACCCACTGGTTAAGGCATTGATCAGTAAGGCGAGGAAGTGGGGGTTTGGTGATTTAATAATTGGGCTTGGCGGTGTTATGTATGGTTGGCAGATCCTTGATTTAATGAGAAATGGCGCCAACCTAGTTGGTGTGGTTACGGCATTCGGTTTTGAAGGCCCTTTTGCATTTGGTAGATTGTTTAGGGAATTGTCTATGGAGGTGGGCGAAAGACATTAA
- the pyrE gene encoding orotate phosphoribosyltransferase: protein MLDEGLILDLYGIGAIRFGRFRLTSGIESPFYIDLRLAITYPSVYKRMVKSMAEALSGLNTDIIAGIETASIPWASMIAYELNKGLVYVRKETKEHGTAKLVEGDLRQGMRVVVIDDVVTTGSSIIRAIKAIRGQGGDVIAAAVFIDREQGGLEAIRREGINVVSLARVTEVIDFLVNRGLISDDLRNSIIDYLVKMRGTTST from the coding sequence ATGCTTGATGAAGGTTTAATACTTGATCTTTATGGAATTGGCGCAATTAGGTTTGGTAGGTTTAGGTTAACCAGTGGTATTGAGAGCCCGTTCTACATCGACCTAAGGCTTGCGATAACATACCCAAGCGTTTACAAGCGTATGGTTAAGTCCATGGCGGAAGCGCTATCGGGGCTCAATACCGATATTATTGCAGGTATAGAGACGGCGAGCATTCCGTGGGCCTCAATGATAGCCTATGAACTCAACAAGGGGCTTGTATACGTTAGGAAGGAGACTAAGGAACACGGCACCGCCAAGCTTGTGGAGGGTGATTTGAGGCAGGGTATGAGGGTTGTTGTGATTGATGATGTGGTCACTACGGGTAGCTCAATAATAAGGGCTATTAAGGCGATTAGGGGGCAGGGTGGTGATGTCATTGCGGCCGCTGTGTTTATTGACAGAGAGCAGGGCGGGCTTGAGGCCATAAGGAGGGAGGGCATTAACGTGGTTTCCCTGGCTAGGGTTACTGAGGTCATTGATTTCTTAGTCAACCGCGGATTAATAAGTGATGATTTACGGAACTCCATAATTGATTACCTGGTGAAGATGCGTGGTACAACGAGTACTTAA
- the pyrI gene encoding aspartate carbamoyltransferase regulatory subunit: MSGKSELIISKIRNGVVIDHIPAGRALLVLRLLGISGREGFRVALVMNVESRKLGTKDIVKIEGRELTKDELNLIALVAPTATVNMVRDYEVTSKFKVTMPNVVEGLLKCKNPKCITNQQREPVKSRFRLVSREPLKLVCDYCGTIHELSDIERSLGLV; encoded by the coding sequence ATGAGCGGCAAGAGTGAGTTGATAATTAGTAAGATTAGGAATGGTGTTGTGATCGACCATATACCAGCAGGTAGGGCATTACTTGTGCTTCGGTTGCTGGGTATAAGCGGTCGTGAGGGGTTTAGGGTTGCTTTGGTTATGAATGTGGAGAGTAGGAAGTTAGGCACCAAGGACATAGTTAAGATTGAGGGTAGGGAGTTAACAAAGGATGAGCTTAACTTAATAGCCCTGGTTGCACCGACGGCTACGGTAAACATGGTCAGGGATTACGAGGTGACCAGTAAGTTTAAGGTAACAATGCCCAACGTAGTAGAGGGATTACTGAAATGCAAGAACCCGAAGTGCATAACTAACCAGCAGAGGGAACCCGTAAAGAGTAGGTTCCGCTTAGTATCAAGGGAGCCACTTAAGCTTGTATGTGATTATTGCGGTACAATACATGAATTGAGCGACATTGAGAGGTCCCTGGGCTTGGTGTAG
- the pyrB gene encoding aspartate carbamoyltransferase has translation MVGSLVWNRDVISVLDFSKEDFEVLFSEALSMERYAKSKLDILGDKVLALAFFEPSTRTRLSFETAMLRLGGRVIGFSGAEATSMAKGENLADTIRMLDAYANAIVIRHSLEGAAKFAAEVAESPVINAGDGSQNHPTQAMLDLYTIWREFKVIDGLSIGILGDLRYARVVNSLVQALSYYRVRLHLISPELLRPRQELVEFMNSRGIRYDWTNDPYNVISDLDVLYVVRIQKERFPDPMEYERIKGAYKVNLKLIEGGKPNLIILHPLPRIDEIDFAVDNTPQARYFKQAGFGVPLRMALLRLVLGGGS, from the coding sequence ATGGTGGGTTCCTTGGTCTGGAATAGGGATGTGATAAGCGTGTTGGATTTTAGTAAGGAGGATTTTGAGGTTTTGTTTTCTGAGGCCTTGAGCATGGAGAGGTATGCCAAGTCTAAACTTGATATCCTCGGTGATAAGGTCCTTGCACTGGCCTTCTTTGAGCCGAGTACCAGGACGAGGCTGAGCTTCGAGACCGCAATGCTTAGGCTTGGTGGTAGGGTAATTGGCTTCAGCGGTGCTGAGGCCACGTCAATGGCTAAGGGCGAGAATCTTGCCGACACGATTAGGATGCTTGATGCATACGCAAACGCCATAGTGATTAGGCACAGCCTTGAGGGCGCCGCCAAATTCGCGGCCGAGGTTGCGGAGTCGCCAGTGATTAATGCAGGTGATGGTTCGCAGAACCACCCGACGCAAGCTATGCTTGACCTATACACGATTTGGCGGGAGTTTAAGGTAATTGATGGCCTATCCATTGGGATACTCGGCGACCTTAGGTATGCCAGGGTTGTCAACTCCCTGGTCCAAGCCCTATCTTACTACAGGGTTAGGCTTCATTTAATATCGCCTGAACTCCTGAGACCTAGGCAGGAGCTTGTTGAGTTCATGAACTCGAGGGGTATTAGGTATGACTGGACTAATGATCCGTATAACGTAATTAGTGACTTGGATGTGCTTTATGTTGTTAGGATTCAGAAGGAGAGGTTTCCTGACCCGATGGAGTATGAGAGGATCAAGGGTGCCTACAAGGTCAATCTTAAGTTAATTGAGGGAGGTAAGCCGAATCTAATAATCCTTCATCCGCTGCCCAGGATTGATGAGATTGACTTTGCCGTGGATAATACGCCGCAGGCAAGGTACTTCAAACAAGCTGGTTTTGGTGTACCACTACGTATGGCATTACTGAGGTTGGTGCTTGGTGGTGGATCATGA
- the glcV gene encoding glucose ABC transporter ATP-binding protein GlcV — protein MVRVYLHDITKIFGKNVVALDRVELEVKSGEFMVVMGPSGHGKTTLLRIVAGLEEPTDGEVWIGDILVASPRRGIFIPPKDRNIGMVFQNWALYPHMKVFDNIAFPLKLKGIPKGEVEKKVRGIAEVLGITETLDRYPRQLSGGQQQRVAIARALVKEPHVLLMDEPFSNLDTRIRVMARAFVKDIQRKLGITTILVTHDPADALTLADRIAVLRRGAIQQIGPPNEVYDRPTNVFVANFIGEVNLVDGVIIGKGNEAYFDGGGIKIQLPPNSNAINAQNVILGIRPEDVLLSRETLSDNDLLYAGKGIVEISEFAGGKFNVMVKLQSTEVKAVSSVSFGIGEIVNVYFNARKIKVFDKKTENLLYG, from the coding sequence ATGGTAAGGGTTTATCTACATGATATTACGAAGATATTTGGTAAGAACGTGGTGGCGCTGGACAGGGTGGAACTTGAGGTCAAGTCCGGCGAGTTCATGGTTGTCATGGGGCCCTCTGGGCATGGAAAAACAACACTGTTAAGGATTGTCGCTGGCCTCGAGGAGCCGACGGATGGCGAGGTTTGGATTGGTGACATCCTCGTAGCATCACCAAGAAGGGGGATCTTCATACCTCCAAAGGATAGGAACATTGGAATGGTATTCCAAAACTGGGCCCTTTATCCGCACATGAAGGTATTCGATAACATAGCATTCCCACTCAAATTAAAGGGGATTCCTAAGGGTGAGGTTGAGAAGAAGGTCAGGGGGATTGCTGAGGTTCTCGGTATTACGGAGACGCTAGATAGATACCCGAGGCAATTATCTGGCGGCCAACAACAGAGGGTTGCGATTGCAAGGGCGCTGGTTAAGGAGCCACATGTCCTCCTTATGGATGAGCCCTTCAGCAACCTTGACACCAGGATTAGGGTTATGGCAAGGGCATTCGTGAAGGACATACAGAGGAAGCTTGGAATAACCACAATACTCGTGACCCATGATCCAGCCGATGCATTAACACTGGCCGACAGGATCGCAGTCCTTAGAAGGGGTGCTATTCAGCAGATAGGACCGCCAAATGAGGTTTATGATAGGCCGACCAACGTATTCGTCGCCAACTTCATAGGGGAAGTAAACCTAGTTGATGGAGTAATAATTGGTAAGGGCAATGAGGCATACTTCGATGGTGGCGGCATCAAGATCCAATTACCACCCAACTCAAATGCAATCAATGCACAAAACGTGATACTTGGAATAAGGCCCGAGGACGTATTACTATCCAGGGAAACACTTAGCGATAATGACTTACTTTATGCTGGTAAGGGCATTGTTGAGATTTCTGAATTCGCCGGCGGTAAGTTCAATGTGATGGTTAAATTACAAAGCACAGAGGTGAAGGCCGTTTCCTCGGTAAGCTTCGGTATTGGTGAAATAGTCAATGTGTACTTCAATGCGCGTAAGATAAAGGTCTTTGATAAGAAAACCGAGAATTTGCTGTATGGATAA
- the ahcY gene encoding adenosylhomocysteinase → MSYKVKDISLAERGRLLIEWAERHMPVLLKIRERFIREKPLDGIKISASLHVTKETAVLVRTLAAGGATVTLVPSNPLSTQDEVAAALAEEGIHVYAWKGMNEREYYNAIGFAISQEPVVTMDDGADLTVTFHKLALGVKGNEINYTLETAGNRDFSKLISNVYGGTEETTTGVIRLRAMAREDTLKYPIIAVNDSYTKYLFDNRYGTGQSTWDGILRATNILVAGKVVVVAGYGWVGRGIAMRAKGLGARRVIVTEANPVRALEAVFDGFEVMPMSEAAEAGDIFVTATGDINVIALDHILRMKDGALLANAGHFNVEIDVAGLERVAAEKRRIRDYVVEYRLPSGKRVYLLAEGRLVNLVAAEGHPSEVMDMSFSNQALAAEYIVKNRGRIQLGVHKLPDELDVEVARLKLETMGIRIDQLTEEQRRYVTGWELGT, encoded by the coding sequence ATGTCATATAAAGTAAAGGACATATCACTTGCGGAGAGAGGTCGCCTGCTCATTGAGTGGGCTGAGAGACACATGCCGGTGCTACTGAAAATTAGGGAGAGGTTCATCAGGGAGAAACCGCTTGATGGCATAAAAATATCTGCCAGCCTACACGTGACTAAGGAAACCGCGGTCCTAGTTAGGACACTGGCCGCCGGTGGAGCCACAGTGACCCTAGTCCCATCAAACCCGCTTTCCACACAGGACGAGGTCGCCGCAGCCTTGGCCGAGGAAGGGATTCATGTATATGCATGGAAGGGCATGAACGAGAGGGAATACTATAATGCAATTGGGTTTGCAATTTCGCAGGAGCCCGTGGTTACCATGGACGATGGTGCAGACCTAACGGTGACCTTTCATAAACTAGCCCTTGGAGTTAAGGGTAATGAGATTAATTACACCCTTGAGACTGCGGGTAATAGGGACTTTAGCAAGTTAATAAGTAATGTATACGGTGGTACTGAGGAGACGACTACAGGTGTCATCAGGCTGAGGGCCATGGCCAGGGAGGACACGCTTAAGTACCCAATAATAGCCGTTAACGATTCATACACCAAGTACCTATTCGATAATAGGTATGGGACTGGTCAATCGACTTGGGATGGAATACTGAGGGCTACGAACATCCTGGTTGCGGGTAAGGTGGTTGTTGTGGCTGGCTATGGTTGGGTTGGTCGTGGGATAGCCATGAGGGCCAAGGGCCTTGGTGCACGTAGAGTCATTGTTACTGAGGCAAACCCAGTAAGGGCTCTTGAGGCTGTCTTTGATGGTTTTGAGGTCATGCCCATGAGTGAGGCTGCGGAGGCTGGTGACATATTCGTAACTGCCACAGGCGACATCAACGTAATAGCCCTAGACCATATACTTAGAATGAAGGATGGAGCCTTACTGGCCAATGCTGGACACTTTAATGTGGAAATTGACGTTGCCGGCCTGGAGAGAGTTGCGGCTGAGAAGAGGAGGATCAGAGATTACGTGGTTGAGTACAGGTTACCGAGTGGTAAGAGGGTTTACCTACTTGCAGAGGGTAGGCTGGTCAACCTAGTGGCCGCTGAGGGACACCCAAGTGAGGTCATGGACATGTCCTTCAGTAATCAAGCACTCGCCGCCGAGTACATAGTTAAGAATAGAGGTAGGATACAGCTTGGTGTTCATAAGTTACCTGATGAGCTGGACGTGGAAGTTGCAAGGCTTAAGCTTGAGACGATGGGCATAAGGATTGATCAATTGACTGAGGAACAGAGACGCTACGTAACTGGTTGGGAGCTAGGCACTTAA